The DNA sequence GAAGTCCTCTACTTCAAGGACTTCAACTCCGGAGCGATGATCCAGAACATCGTGGACCGCGCCAAGAAGATGGCGATCAAGGCGTTCCTCGACCACAACCAGAAGGGCCTCCGCGTCTCCCACCTGCTCGCCGCCTGCGTCGACGAGTTCAAGGAGAACGAGGACCTGCCCAACACCACCAACCCGGACGACTGGGCCCGCATCTCCGGCAAGAAGGGCGAGCGGATCGTCTTCATCCGCACCCTCGTCACCGGCAAGCAGGGCGCGGACACCGGCCGCTCCATCGACACGGTGGCCAACACCGGTCAGTACCTGTAACACCGCCGTCCGGCCGCGGCCGGCCGTCCCCCGGATCCCCCCGGTCCCGCCCCCACGGCGCGGGACCGGGCCGGAACGGTCCGTCCGCGGCCGGACGCGTTCACGGACCCCGGGGACGCGGACGGCAGCGGGCACGGCGGGTCCGCACGGCACGGGCGACGGGTCCGGTACGGCACGAGGGACAGGTCCGTACGGCACGAGCGACGGGCCCGGTACGGCACGAACCCGAGCAATGACTGGAATGATCTCCCCAGGGCCGCAAAGCCGTTCTAGGCTCTGCGGTACCACCGCGACGCGCGTGGGGGACGCACACGGACCGGATGCGCAGCGGTACTTGAGCGGCGACCCCACCAGGGGGCGCCGCCGGGCAAGGAGGGCCGCATGACCGTACGGCGAGTAATGGGCATCGAGACGGAGTACGGGATCTCCGTCCCCGGTCACCCGAACGCCAATGCCATGCTCACCTCGTCCCAGGTCGTCAACGCGTACGCGGCGGCGATGCACCGGGCACGCCGTGCCCGCTGGGACTTCGAGGAGGAGAATCCGCTGCGGGACGCCCGGGGCTTCGACCTCGCCCGGGAAGCCGCCGACGCCAGCCAGCTCACCGACGAGGACATCGGCCTCGCCAACGTCATCCTCACCAACGGCGCCCGGCTGTACGTGGACCACGCCCACCCCGAGTACAGCTCCCCGGAGATCACCAACCCGCGGGACGCCGTCCTCTGGGACAAGGCCGGCGAACGGATCATGGCCGAGGCCGCCGAACGGGCCGGCCGGCTGCCCGGCGCCCAGCCCATCCACCTCTACAAGAACAACACCGACAACAAGGGCGCGTCCTACGGCACCCACGAGAACTACCTGATGAAGCGGGAGACCCCCTTCTCGGACATCGTGCGCCACCTGACCCCCTTCTTCGTCTCCCGCCAGGTCGTCACCGGCGCCGGCCGGGTCGGCATCGGCCAGGACGGCCGCGAACACGGCTTCCAGATCAGCCAGCGCGCCGACTACTTCGAGGTCGAGGTCGGACTGGAGACCACCCTCAAACGGCCCATCATCAACACCCGCGACGAACCGCACGCCGACGCCGAGAAATACCGCCGGCTCCACGTGATCATCGGCGACGCCAACCTCTCGGAGATCTCCACCTACCTCAAACTGGGCACCACCTCCCTGGTGCTGTCCATGATCGAGGACGGCTTCATCTCCGGCGACTTCGCCGTCGACCAGCCCGTCCGCACCCTCCACCGGGTCAGCCACGACCCCTCGCTGCGCCGCCTGATCACGCTGCGCAGCGGCCGGACGCTCACCGCCGTCCAGCTCCAGATGGAGTACTGCGAGCTGGCCAGGAAACACGTCGAGGACCGGTACGGGTCGGACGCGGACGAGCAGACCAAGGACGTCCTGGCCCGCTGGGAGGACGTGCTGGGCCGGCTGGAGAGCGACCCCATGAGCCTGGCCGGCGAGCTGGACTGGGTGGCCAAACGGGAGCTCCTGGAGGGCTACCGCCGGCGGGACGGCCTCGACTGGGACGCGGCCCGGCTGCACCTGGTCGACCTCCAGTACGCCGACGTCCGGCCCGACAAGGGCCT is a window from the Streptomyces mobaraensis genome containing:
- the dop gene encoding depupylase/deamidase Dop translates to MTVRRVMGIETEYGISVPGHPNANAMLTSSQVVNAYAAAMHRARRARWDFEEENPLRDARGFDLAREAADASQLTDEDIGLANVILTNGARLYVDHAHPEYSSPEITNPRDAVLWDKAGERIMAEAAERAGRLPGAQPIHLYKNNTDNKGASYGTHENYLMKRETPFSDIVRHLTPFFVSRQVVTGAGRVGIGQDGREHGFQISQRADYFEVEVGLETTLKRPIINTRDEPHADAEKYRRLHVIIGDANLSEISTYLKLGTTSLVLSMIEDGFISGDFAVDQPVRTLHRVSHDPSLRRLITLRSGRTLTAVQLQMEYCELARKHVEDRYGSDADEQTKDVLARWEDVLGRLESDPMSLAGELDWVAKRELLEGYRRRDGLDWDAARLHLVDLQYADVRPDKGLYNRLAARGRIKRLLDETEVERARTAPPEDTRAYFRGRCLDQYADDVAAASWDSVIFDLPGRDSLQRVPTLEPLRGTRNHVKELLDRCRTAEELVRVLSGG